In Balaenoptera acutorostrata chromosome 12, mBalAcu1.1, whole genome shotgun sequence, a single window of DNA contains:
- the ACTR1B gene encoding beta-centractin isoform X1: MESYDIIANQPVVIDNGSGVIKAGFAGDQIPKYCFPNYVGRPKHVRVMAGALEGDVFIGPKAEEHRGLLAIRYPMEHGVVRDWNGMERVWQYVYSKDQLQTFSEEHPVLLTEAPLNPCKNREKAAEVFFETFNVPALFISMQAVLSLYATGRTTGVVLDSGDGVTHAVPIYEGFAMPHSITRVDIAGRDVSRYLRLQLRKEGVDFHTSAEFEVVRTIKERACYLSISPQKDEALETEKVQYTLPDGSTLEVGPARFRAPELLFQPDLIGDESEGLHEVLAFAIHKSDMDLRRTLFANIVLSGGSTLFKGFGDRLLSEVKKLAPKDVKIKISAPQERLYSTWIGGSILASLDTFKKMWVSKKEYEEDGSRAIHRKTF, encoded by the exons aTGGAGTCCTACGACATCATCGCCAACCAGCCCGTGGTCATCGACAAC GGTTCGGGGGTGATCAAGGCTGGCTTTGCAGGAGACCAGATTCCCAAATACTGTTTCCCAAACTA TGTCGGGCGCCCCAAACACGTGCGGGTGATGGCTGGAGCCCTGGAAGGGGATGTCTTCATCGGACCAAAAGCAGAG GAGCACCGGGGGCTGCTGGCCATCCGCTACCCCATGGAGCACGGCGTGGTGCGGGACTGGAACGGCATGGAGCGCGTCTGGCAGTACGTCTACTCCAAGGACCAGCTGCAGACCTTCTCCGAGGAG CATCCTGTTCTTCTCACGGAAGCTCCGCTCAACCCGTGTAAGAACCGGGAGAAGGCGGCAGAGGTGTTCTTTGAGACCTTCAACGTGCCAGCCCTGTTCATCTCCATGCAGGCCGTGCTTAGCCT GTATGCAACAGGACGCACAACGGGAGTCGTTCTGGACTCAGGGGATGGGGTCACTCACGCCGTCCCCATCTACGAGGGCTTTGCCATGCCACACTCCATCACGCGGGTGGACATTGCCGGCCGTGACGTCTCCCGGTACCTCCGGCTGCAGCTGCGCAAGGAGGGGGTTGACTTTCACACCTCGGCTGAGTTTGAGGTTGTCCGGACCATCAAAGAG CGGGCCTGCTACCTGTCCATCAGCCCGCAGAAGGATGAGGCTCTGGAGACAGAGAAGGTGCAGTACACCTTGCCAGACGGCAGCACCCTCGAG GTGGGGCCAGCGCGGTTCCGGGCCCCCGAGCTGCTGTTCCAGCCAGACCTGATAGGGGATGAGAGTGAGGGGCTCCACGAGGTGCTGGCCTTCGCCATCCACAAGTCTGACATGGACCTTCGCCGGACGCTGTTCGCCAACATCGTGCTCTCCGGCGGCTCCACACTTTTCAAAG GCTTTGGCGACCgattactaagtgaagtaaagaaGCTTGCCCCCAAAGACGTCAAAATCAAG ATCTCGGCCCCTCAGGAACGGCTGTACTCCACGTGGATCGG TGGCTCCATCCTGGCCTCGCTGGACACTTTTAAGAAGATGTGGGTATCCAAAAAGGAATACGAAGAGGATGGCTCCCGGGCTATTCATCGTAAAACCTTCTAG
- the ACTR1B gene encoding beta-centractin isoform X2, which yields MESYDIIANQPVVIDNGSGVIKAGFAGDQIPKYCFPNYVGRPKHVRVMAGALEGDVFIGPKAEHPVLLTEAPLNPCKNREKAAEVFFETFNVPALFISMQAVLSLYATGRTTGVVLDSGDGVTHAVPIYEGFAMPHSITRVDIAGRDVSRYLRLQLRKEGVDFHTSAEFEVVRTIKERACYLSISPQKDEALETEKVQYTLPDGSTLEVGPARFRAPELLFQPDLIGDESEGLHEVLAFAIHKSDMDLRRTLFANIVLSGGSTLFKGFGDRLLSEVKKLAPKDVKIKISAPQERLYSTWIGGSILASLDTFKKMWVSKKEYEEDGSRAIHRKTF from the exons aTGGAGTCCTACGACATCATCGCCAACCAGCCCGTGGTCATCGACAAC GGTTCGGGGGTGATCAAGGCTGGCTTTGCAGGAGACCAGATTCCCAAATACTGTTTCCCAAACTA TGTCGGGCGCCCCAAACACGTGCGGGTGATGGCTGGAGCCCTGGAAGGGGATGTCTTCATCGGACCAAAAGCAGAG CATCCTGTTCTTCTCACGGAAGCTCCGCTCAACCCGTGTAAGAACCGGGAGAAGGCGGCAGAGGTGTTCTTTGAGACCTTCAACGTGCCAGCCCTGTTCATCTCCATGCAGGCCGTGCTTAGCCT GTATGCAACAGGACGCACAACGGGAGTCGTTCTGGACTCAGGGGATGGGGTCACTCACGCCGTCCCCATCTACGAGGGCTTTGCCATGCCACACTCCATCACGCGGGTGGACATTGCCGGCCGTGACGTCTCCCGGTACCTCCGGCTGCAGCTGCGCAAGGAGGGGGTTGACTTTCACACCTCGGCTGAGTTTGAGGTTGTCCGGACCATCAAAGAG CGGGCCTGCTACCTGTCCATCAGCCCGCAGAAGGATGAGGCTCTGGAGACAGAGAAGGTGCAGTACACCTTGCCAGACGGCAGCACCCTCGAG GTGGGGCCAGCGCGGTTCCGGGCCCCCGAGCTGCTGTTCCAGCCAGACCTGATAGGGGATGAGAGTGAGGGGCTCCACGAGGTGCTGGCCTTCGCCATCCACAAGTCTGACATGGACCTTCGCCGGACGCTGTTCGCCAACATCGTGCTCTCCGGCGGCTCCACACTTTTCAAAG GCTTTGGCGACCgattactaagtgaagtaaagaaGCTTGCCCCCAAAGACGTCAAAATCAAG ATCTCGGCCCCTCAGGAACGGCTGTACTCCACGTGGATCGG TGGCTCCATCCTGGCCTCGCTGGACACTTTTAAGAAGATGTGGGTATCCAAAAAGGAATACGAAGAGGATGGCTCCCGGGCTATTCATCGTAAAACCTTCTAG
- the LOC103015197 gene encoding cytochrome c oxidase subunit 5B, mitochondrial, which translates to MASRLLRGARAVAAQALRARGPSGVSVVRSLASGGGVPTDDEQATGLEREVMLAARKGLDPYNMLAPKAASGTKEDPNLVPSITNKRIVGCICEEDNSAVIWFWLHKGEAQRCPSCGTHYKLVPHQLAH; encoded by the exons ATGGCTTCAAGGTTACTCCGCGGAGCTAGAGCCGTGGCCGCGCAGGCCCTGAGGGCCCGCGGTCCAAGTGGAGTCTCCGTGGTGCGCTCTTTGGCGTCTGGAG GCGGTGTTCCTACTGATGATGAGCAGGCCActgggctggagagggaggtCATGCTGGCTGCACGCAAGGGACTG gaCCCGTACAATATGCTCGCCCCAAAGGCAGCCTCAGGTACCAAGGAAGACCCCAATTTAGTCCCCTCCATCACCAATAAGCGGATAGTGGGCTGCATCT GTGAAGAAGACAACAGTGCTGTCATCTGGTTCTGGCTGCACAAAGGCGAGGCCCAGCGATGCCCTAGTTGTGGAACCCATTACAAGCTGGTGCCCCACCAGCTGGCCCACTGA